A stretch of DNA from Polyangia bacterium:
CATCGACGACCAGCGATCTTCGGGGGCCACCGACAGTCCGCGCATCAGGACCACGCGCACCCAGGCCGGCACGCTGGACTTCTCGGGCGGTGGGCTGACCCGACCTTGCACCACGTTGGCGGTCAGGGCGAACAGCGTGTCGCCGGCGAAGGGCCGCTTGCCGTACAGCGATTCGTACAGCGCCACGCAAAAACTGAACTGGTCGGTGCGCGCGTCGGTGGCCCGGCCCAGAAATTGTTCGGGGGCCATGTACGCCGGCGTGCCCAGCATCGCACCGGTGCGGGTCAGGTTCATGTCCAGCGGCGCCGACGACGAGGTCACGCCGGCCGGCAACTGGCGGTCACCTTCGGACGACGCGGTCAGGATGCGCGTGGAATCGAGGTCGCCCGTGGTGGCAGCGACGCGCGCCTTGGCCGCTTCCAGCGCAGCGGGGACCGCCGCGATCCACGGTGTCTTCTCGCGGTCGGCCAGCCGCGCCAGCCCAAAGTCCATCACCCGCACCTGCCCATCCGAACGCACCATCACGTTGTCGGGCTTGAAATCGCGGTGAACCAGCTGCTTTTCGTGCGCGGCGGCCAGTCCGCGTCCCGCGGCGACGAAAATCTTCAGCGTGTCCGACCAGTGTCGTGGCTCGGCGTGAATCCAGTAGCTGAAGGTGTGGCCGTCGACGAACTCCATGGCGATGAACACCCGGTCTTCGAAGGTGCCCACGTCGTAAACGACGATGACGTTCGGGTGCGACAGCTTGGCGATGGCCTTCGCCTCGCGCATGAGGCGCGTCCGCGAATCGTTGCCGATCGACGTGCCGTCGCTAGGCCGCGTGCGCAGAAGCTTGATGGCGATCTTTCGGTCCAGTTCCGGATCGTACGCCGCGTAGACCTCGCCCATGCCGCCGCGCCCGACCATCTCCAGCGCGACGTAACGTCCAATGATCGCCCCGCGCGGCAGGGCGTTCTCGCCGTCGCGCGGGTTGGACGTCTCGGTCGATGTGGCCATCGGGATCCCAGGGTCTATCGGTGGCAACCGGTTGTCGATTAAGTCAGGTTACAGAAAACGCCTGACTCTGCCGGCGAATTTGCTATCTAAGGCGCCGCCATGACGTCTCATTCGTCCGCGCCGCCTGCCCCGTCGGTCTTCTCGCCGTACCAGAAGGTGGTCATCGCCATCCTGGCCTTCCTGCAGTTCACCATCGTCCTCGACTTCATGATCCTGGCGCCGCTGGGGGCGATCCTGATGCAGACGATGGGCATCACCACCCGCCAGTTCGGCGCGGTGGTCTCCGCCTATGCCTTCAGCGCCGGCATCGCGGGCCTGCTGGCGGCGGGCGTCGCCGACCGGTTCGATCGCAAGCGCATGCTGCTGTTTTTCTATACCGGCTTCGTGCTGGGCACGTTCCTGTGCGGGATGGCCACCAGCTATCAGTTCTTGCTGGGCGCGCGCATCGTCACCGGCGTGTTCGGCGGCGTGATCGGTTCGATCAGCTTCGCCATCATCGCCGATCTGTTCCCCCTGGAAGTGCGCGGGCGGGTGATGGGCACCGTGCAAAGCGCCTTCGCCGCCAGCCAGGTGATGGGTATCCCGCTGGGCGTCTATCTGTCCACCCACCTTGGCTGGCA
This window harbors:
- a CDS encoding MFS transporter — protein: MTSHSSAPPAPSVFSPYQKVVIAILAFLQFTIVLDFMILAPLGAILMQTMGITTRQFGAVVSAYAFSAGIAGLLAAGVADRFDRKRMLLFFYTGFVLGTFLCGMATSYQFLLGARIVTGVFGGVIGSISFAIIADLFPLEVRGRVMGTVQSAFAASQVMGIPLGVYLSTHLGW